A window from Theobroma cacao cultivar B97-61/B2 chromosome 3, Criollo_cocoa_genome_V2, whole genome shotgun sequence encodes these proteins:
- the LOC18604002 gene encoding protein LATERAL ORGAN BOUNDARIES has product MASSSSYNSPCAACKFLRRKCMPGCIFAPYFPPEEPQKFANVHKIFGASNVTKLLNELLPHQREDAVNSLAYEAEARVRDPVYGCVGAISFLQRQVQRLQKELDAANADLIRYACNDIPTALPAPPGASSVQPLTPRHRPADFNRRIGNEGAGGFYHPTGAFPLPYSFPWNDNSSGDINDGGGEGGM; this is encoded by the coding sequence ATGGCTTCCTCCAGCTCTTACAATTCACCCTGTGCTGCTTGCAAGTTCTTGAGGAGGAAATGCATGCCAGGTTGCATCTTTGCACCTTACTTCCCACCAGAAGAACCCCAAAAATTTGCCAATGTTCACAAGATCTTTGGAGCAAGCAATGTGACGAAGCTCCTCAACGAGCTCCTCCCTCACCAAAGAGAGGATGCAGTGAATTCCCTTGCCTATGAAGCTGAGGCGAGAGTAAGAGATCCAGTTTATGGCTGTGTTGGTGCCATCTCTTTCCTGCAGAGACAAGTTCAAAGGCTCCAGAAAGAACTTGACGCAGCCAACGCCGATTTGATTCGTTATGCCTGCAACGACATCCCAACAGCCTTGCCTGCACCGCCAGGGGCGAGCTCAGTTCAGCCTCTAACTCCCCGTCACAGGCCAGCTGATTTTAATAGAAGGATTGGTAATGAAGGAGCTGGAGGCTTCTATCACCCCACTGGTGCTTTCCCCCTCCCTTATTCTTTTCCCTGGAATGATAACTCTTCTGGTGACATCAACGATGGAGGAGGAGAAGGCGGCATGTGA